ACTGTAACACCGGGGAAGTTTCCAACGTGCTGGTTTGAGCCTGTAAGCTGATTGAACAGCGTTGTTTTTCCGCAGTTCTGATTTCCTGCAAGAGCAAATGTAAGCGGTGCGCCTTTTTCAAGCACTATTCCGTGTTTCAGATGCAGCTTCTCGTATTTGGCAAATTCTCCGACGCCGGGGTGAGGCGTGTCATTTCGTCTTGATCCTGCGGCTTTAAGGGGGCTGTCTTTCTTATGTACGTTTTTTACAGTGACCTTGCGAGCCTCCTCAAGCCTCAGGGTAAGCTCGTATCCACGCACCTCAAACTGCACCGGGTCGCCCATAGGTGCGACCTTCTGCAAGGTTATTTCAGCATCGGGTGTAAGTCCCATATCAAGCAGGTGGTGACGTAATGCTCCGCTTCCGCCGACCGTTTCGATATATGCGCTTTCTCCCGGTTTTAATTCATCCATTGTCATTTTGACAAGACCTCCGTAAACATTAAGCTCTGTTCCGATCTATTCTGTAATCATATATCTCAAGCGTAATTCAGCACTTTCGCAGGCTTAAATAAAACCTGTCAGAACAAAACCTCTATCGTTGATAAAAATGGGGTGTCGAGTGTTGCTTGCTCTGCTGGTTTTGCATCTCTGCAAAGTCAGCTGTTTGTGCCGTTGCATCGTGCAACGGCTCGGTTCAGCTGACATAAGCGTCCTTGCTTATAACTTTTGGCAAGCAACCAAAGCATCCTTGCTTAGGGGCGTAGCCCCCGACAGGGTCAAGGGGCGGTAGCCCCAGTAATATAGCCCCTTCCCACGGGGAAGGGGTTTGGGGTTAGGGATAGAGAAATTTCACTATTCTTTAAAAAACAGACTTTTTCTACAAGCTGCAAAACCGACAGGTTTTTATCATCTGCGTTTTACTGCGACAAAACAAAATGTTAAAAATACTGCGGCTGTTAGATATAGCTAATCCAGCCCGATTTAAGTATATCACGGTAAAACGGAGTAGTCAAGAAAAAAATGGTTAGAAATAGCTAACTAAATGGCTTTGTTATGCGGAATTACGGGCTTAACCCGTGCGGAACATTACGGTTTTCAGTGCGAAAATTTTGTATTCTGTGATGAACCGATTATGTTGTAATTTCGAAAGCGGTTTATCCGGGAACGGATTGAAGATTTTATATTAACGGATATAATCACCCGGCATTTAACATTGCAAGATATGTGACTTATGCCGTAGAATACAGTTTGCCTGCTCAGAAGCATCTGCATTTTCGAACAGGCTCCGTTATGAAGATTATAAGTATAGATAACAATGTCGGCAAAAAAATACGGCTGCCGCAAGATACGACAGCCGTAACAATATTTATTTTTTTGCAAGCTCGTATGCTCTTGCGGTACAAGCCTTACAGCATTCATCGACCGTATCTGTGAGCTTACCCTCATACAGCTTGTCAAGACCTGCTATAGTCGTTCCTCCCGGAGAAGAAACCTGCTTTATAAGCTCGTCTACCGTCATACCCGAATCTGTGAGCATCTTTGCCGAGCCGACAAGCGACTGTGCGAACAGCTTGAGTGCCGCATCGGGATTAATGTCTACGCTCTTTGCGTAATCTACGAAGCCTTTTGCAAAAAGATAGATGAAAGCGGGAGAGCTGCCGTTTACGGCGATTATTTCTTTCATCTTGTTTATCGGCACTTCCTCTGCGATACCGCAGCTTTCGATAACCGATTTTGCAAAAGCAAATTCTTCATCGGTCACACCGTCCGCTCTTGATATTGCGCTTGCACCAAGACCGAGCATCATAGGGGTGTTCGGCATGACAAGCACTACCTTTGCGCTCGGTATTGTATGACTGCGGATAAAATCCTCGGATATTCCCGCACAGATAGAGATTATTACCTTATCGTGCGTTACTTCTTCTGCGACAGTGTCAAGCACTCCGCCAAGCACCTGCGGCTTTACCGCAAGCAGTATGTAATCGCACTTTTTAACAAGCTCACATTCGCTCTTGCAGGGCTTTACTCCGAATGCCGAAAGTGCTTCGAGCTTTGCCGTATCCTTGTCATACGCCGAAACGCTTATCTGCATATCCGATGAGCAGATACCACGCATTATCGCACTGCCCATATTACCTGCGCCTAAAAATCCAAGTTCAGTCATACTAAGTCCTCTTTTCTTGTATCAAGCCGAGCGTTTTTCTCTGAATGCCGCACGGTATGCCACCATAACAGGATAAAGCACCAGCAGAAGTATGAATACCTCTATAGGCAGCATCGTGAGATTTTTTACTATTCGTGTCGTTATCTTTACCCAGAATACCTCCGGTGCAAAGTAGCCCATTATCACCATTGCAATTGTATTCAGGAACACATTGCAGAAAAGATTGACGCAGAACTTCGCCATAAATATTCTGAACACCTGAAAGCCGTTTGTCTTGAGTCCGCCGAAAAATGCGGATCTGCTTGAAAAATCAAGCTTCACGGGATTAAGTCCGTACAGGAATATACCGTAAATCACAGCACCTGCGACTTCGACCAGTGTGAATATCGGTGAAAACGCACCGGTAGGCTTTACAAGAAAGCCTATTACATCGGTGACAACACCTGCAAGTCCTGCCACAACAGGACCGTACAGCATACCGATAGCCGCAAGACCTACAAACGCAAAGCTGATCTTGAGCGTTTCACTCGGCATAATCATAACGAATTTCAGTGCTACCGAAACACCGATAAGAAGCGCCGTTACTGTAAGGCAACGAATAGATTTCAGTTCCTCGAACGACTTTTTGAAATTACGAAAAAACGCCATATTTACCTCCTCAATGACGCAAGCTGACGCAATCGCATAATGCGGGATAAATACGGCGATTATCTCTTATATGCAACAGCGAGATGCGGAAAACGTACCGCCACCTTTCAGTGTTCGTCCTGAGGACAACTCCCCGTCCCTCAGGCACTTTACGCACGTTAACCTACTCTGTCGGCCGCACCGTTAAAATTTCGGTGCAGTCTTTTTATATAACGGAAAACCGTTATAAACGTTTTTAAAATCAGAAGCTGATCTCATTAGCGATCTTGTACAGATCGTGAGGGAATTCCTTCTTCATCTTGAGTGCTTCCTGAATGTCATAGTCTACAACTTCGTTATGCTGAAGGCCTACAACACGGTTGCCGATGCCCTTTGAAAGAAGATCAACGGCATAATAACCGAGCTGGCTTGCTGCTACTCTGTCCTGAACTGTGGGGCTGCCGCCTCTCTGAACGTGACCGAGAATTGTAGCACGGCTCTCAACGCCTGTTGCCTGTTCGATTTCCTTAGCGAGCTGTTCGCTTCCGCCGATACCTTCTGCAACAATAACGATGAAGTGGTGCTTGCCGCTCTTCTGTCCTTCGATTATCTTTGAGATAACATCGTTTACAGTGAATGGCTCTTCCTTAGTAATAATGTATGTCGCACCGCAGGCGATACCTGCATTGAGAGCTATGTAGCCTGCATTTCTGCCCATAACCTCAACTACGGAGCATCTGTCGTGTGACTGTGCTGTATCACGCAGTTTGTCAACCATTTCAACAACTGTGTTCATAGCTGTATCATAACCGATGGTGTATTCGGTCATAGAAATATCGTTATCTATAGTGCCGGGAACACCGATACTCAGGATGCCTCTTGCAGAAAGGTCAGCCGCACCTCTGAACGAGCCGTCGCCGCCGACAACTACAAGACCCTCGATACCCTGTTCTTCACAAGTCTTCTTAGCCTTCTGAAGACCTTCTTCATATCTGAACTCTGCACATCTTGCTGTGTAAAGCATTGTGCCGCCTCTCTGAATTATATCAGATACGCTTCTTGCATCAAGAGGAACAATGTCGCCGTTGATAAGTCCGTTATATCCTCTGCGGACACCTACGACTTCCATTCCCTTTGCAATAGCAGCTCTTGTTACCGCACGGATAACGGCATTCATGCCCGGTGCGTCGCCGCCGCTTGTTAAAACGCCAATCTTTTTCATAATATCGTACATCCTTCCTTAGAGGTCACCCTCCGAGATTATTTTACACACACCTTAGTTTACTCCTAAAATGCAATTTAGTCAAGGGGTAATTTCATTTTTTCGACTTATTTTATGATTATATTGTTTTTGCCGCAAATCCCGTTCAATTTTTGTATAAAATCACTGTTCAAATCAACGGAAAGAGCGGGCGGCAAGGTTATAGTTTCCCTTGTATCCTCAAAGCATATCTTCGTAAGAGTGTTGCCTTTGTTTACTTTAAGAAGTGCCTTTACAGCGGGAATATCGGCATCGTCACGGGAGGAAAACCTTATATACAGCACAGCCGCCTTATTCTGCCCTGTGTTTCGGCTTTCGTGCATTTTCCGCAGCTTAGCAAGATCAGGCTGTGTTATCGCATTTATCAGCAGCTTGGGGTCTCCCTCGTCCTCCGCAGATACCGTACCCTCGAAAGCGTAAACATTACCGGTCCTTAGCATTGACGAATACTGCTCGTACAGCTTCGGGAATACAAGGCACTCGATTTCTCCGCTTGCGTCTTCTATTACGATGAAGCCCATTGTCTTTCCCGATTTCGTAATATGGTTGCGTACAGATGTAAGCAGTGCCGTTACTCTGACATTTTGTTTATCCTTGTTGCTTTCAAGTATACTGCCGATATTTTCATATCCGGATTCACGGGCAATCCTGTAAAACGGATCTGCAGGATGTCCGGAAATATATATTCCGAGCATTTCCTTTTCGTATGACAGAAGCTGTGCGTGTGAATATTCATCGGCAGGCTTTATCTGAAACGCGCCTTCGTCCGCCGCATCATCTTCGCCCATAAGGCTCATCTGCCCTTCAAGATCGTGGCGCTGTGAAAGAGTATCAAGCATCAACTCAAGGGAAATCATCATTTCACGGCGGTTATTGCCCAGTCCGTCAAACGCTCCGCACTTGATAAGCGATTCAAGCGCACGTTTATTTATATTCTTATCCGACATTCTTTCGCAAAAGTCGAACAGCGACTTAAACGGGTGCTTGGTTCTTTCTTCTATAATATCGGCTATCATATTAGCACCGACATTTTTTATTGCAAGAAGGCCGAAACGTATTCCGTCATTTTCGCAGGAAAAGCCGGTTTCGCTGTAATTCACATGGGGCGGAAGCAGTTTCAGTCCGTGCTGTGCAAGGTCACCGATATATTCGGCGGTCTTGCCGCCCCAGCCTATCACGCTTGTAAGCAGGGCGACCATATATTCCTTATAATAATGACATCTGAGATATGCCGTGCGGTAAGCGAGCAGTGAATATGCGGCGGCGTGGGATTTGTTGAAGGCATAGCTTGCAAAGCTCATCATATCATCGAATATTTCTTCGGCTACCTGTCTGTCAACGTTATTTGCGACAGCACCCTCAACAAATGTCGCACGCTCCTTTACCATTACCTCAGGCTTTTTCTTTGCCATAGCTCTGCGGACAATATCGGCTCTGCCGTATGAATAGCCGGCAAGCACACGGCATATCATCATTACCTGCTCCTGATATACGATACAACCGTAGGTTACGTCAAGTATGCCCTTTAAAAGAGGGTGCTTGTAGCGTATTTTTTCGGGGTTGCGGCGGTTTGCAAGATAGGTCGGGATCGAATCCATAGGTCCGGGACGGTATAGTGACAATGCCGCAGTAAGATCCTCAACAGAGCGTGGTTTCATACGGGATAAAAGCGAGGTCATTCCGGCACTTTCAAACTGGAATACTCCGAGAGTGCCGCCCGATGACATCATATCGTATGTTTCGGCATCGTTTTCCGGTATCTTTTCTATATCAAAATCGGGACAGCTTTTCACTACGAGCTTACAGCAGTCCTGTATCACGGTAAGATAACGAAGTCCGAGAAAGTCCATTTTCAGCAGTCCGAGCCGCTCTATAGCAGTCATAGTGTACTGCGTCATAACTTCGCCCTCGCTGTTCTGATACAGCGGCACATAGTCTGCTACAGGGTCACGGGTAATTACTATGCCTGCGGCGTGGATAGACGTGTTTCTCGCCATACCCTCTATCTTTTTTGCGGTTTCTATAAGCAGGCTGACTTCGCTATCAGATGATGCCAGCTTGACAAGCTCCTTCTCACTTTTCAAAGCGCCGTCAATCGTGGAGTGCATCGACATAGGGATAAGTTTTGCTACGGTATCCACCTTGCCGTAAGGCAGACCCATAGCCCTGCCTGCGTCACGGATAGCGCCTCTTGCCGCCATTGTACCGAATGTTATTATCTGCGCCACATGATCCCTGCCGTACTTTCTTACGACATAGTCTATGACCTCCTGCCGCCTTATATAGCAGAAGTCAACGTCGAAGTCGGGCATAGTAACACGCTCGGGGTTTAAAAAACGTTCAAACAGCAGATTGAAGCGTATCGGGTCAATATCGGTTATCCCAAGGCAGTATGCACATACGCTTCCTGCTCCCGAACCTCTGCCCGGACCTACTGCGATGCCGTTTCTTTTAGCATAGCCTATAAAGTCGGCTACTATCAGGAAATAGTCGATAAAGCCCATTTTCTTTATTACCGACATTTCGTATTCGGCACGATCAAGAACCTCTTTCGGCACGGGATCTCCGTAGCGTTTTACAAGGCCTTTTCTTACCTGAGCGTTAAAGTATATTTCGTTGTTGTCATAGCCTTCCGCCTTGAAAAACGGTAGGATAGTATGTCCGAATGTGAAGCTGACATTGCACTTTTCCGCAATTTTTACGGTATTGTCATAGGCTGACTGCGGAAAGCCAAGCGCTTTCATCTCGTCCTCGCTTTTGAGGTAAAATTCATCGGTGGCAAACTGCATTGAGTTCTTATCGTCAAGGGTCGTGTTGGTGGCGATGCAGGTCAGCACACGCTGTACATAGCTGTCCTCTTTTTCAACATAATGAGCGTCATTTGTTGCGACAAGCTGTGTGCCGGTATCCTTCGCCACACGCAGAAGATACGGCAGAATGCGTTCCTGCTCGCTT
This window of the [Eubacterium] siraeum genome carries:
- the pfkA gene encoding 6-phosphofructokinase encodes the protein MYDIMKKIGVLTSGGDAPGMNAVIRAVTRAAIAKGMEVVGVRRGYNGLINGDIVPLDARSVSDIIQRGGTMLYTARCAEFRYEEGLQKAKKTCEEQGIEGLVVVGGDGSFRGAADLSARGILSIGVPGTIDNDISMTEYTIGYDTAMNTVVEMVDKLRDTAQSHDRCSVVEVMGRNAGYIALNAGIACGATYIITKEEPFTVNDVISKIIEGQKSGKHHFIVIVAEGIGGSEQLAKEIEQATGVESRATILGHVQRGGSPTVQDRVAASQLGYYAVDLLSKGIGNRVVGLQHNEVVDYDIQEALKMKKEFPHDLYKIANEISF
- a CDS encoding DNA polymerase III subunit alpha, whose product is MSGFVHLHVHSEYSLLDGACRIRGLVRRAKEMGQTAVALTDHGVMYGSIDFYNECVENGIKAIIGCEVYVAPRTRFDKSTKSDMKPHHLVLLCKDNEGYKNLSKLVTLGYTEGFYNKPRVDRELLRRYSKGLICLSACISGELARTLLDGRLADAVTLVKEYREIFGEDYYIELQSHGISEQERILPYLLRVAKDTGTQLVATNDAHYVEKEDSYVQRVLTCIATNTTLDDKNSMQFATDEFYLKSEDEMKALGFPQSAYDNTVKIAEKCNVSFTFGHTILPFFKAEGYDNNEIYFNAQVRKGLVKRYGDPVPKEVLDRAEYEMSVIKKMGFIDYFLIVADFIGYAKRNGIAVGPGRGSGAGSVCAYCLGITDIDPIRFNLLFERFLNPERVTMPDFDVDFCYIRRQEVIDYVVRKYGRDHVAQIITFGTMAARGAIRDAGRAMGLPYGKVDTVAKLIPMSMHSTIDGALKSEKELVKLASSDSEVSLLIETAKKIEGMARNTSIHAAGIVITRDPVADYVPLYQNSEGEVMTQYTMTAIERLGLLKMDFLGLRYLTVIQDCCKLVVKSCPDFDIEKIPENDAETYDMMSSGGTLGVFQFESAGMTSLLSRMKPRSVEDLTAALSLYRPGPMDSIPTYLANRRNPEKIRYKHPLLKGILDVTYGCIVYQEQVMMICRVLAGYSYGRADIVRRAMAKKKPEVMVKERATFVEGAVANNVDRQVAEEIFDDMMSFASYAFNKSHAAAYSLLAYRTAYLRCHYYKEYMVALLTSVIGWGGKTAEYIGDLAQHGLKLLPPHVNYSETGFSCENDGIRFGLLAIKNVGANMIADIIEERTKHPFKSLFDFCERMSDKNINKRALESLIKCGAFDGLGNNRREMMISLELMLDTLSQRHDLEGQMSLMGEDDAADEGAFQIKPADEYSHAQLLSYEKEMLGIYISGHPADPFYRIARESGYENIGSILESNKDKQNVRVTALLTSVRNHITKSGKTMGFIVIEDASGEIECLVFPKLYEQYSSMLRTGNVYAFEGTVSAEDEGDPKLLINAITQPDLAKLRKMHESRNTGQNKAAVLYIRFSSRDDADIPAVKALLKVNKGNTLTKICFEDTRETITLPPALSVDLNSDFIQKLNGICGKNNIIIK
- the proC gene encoding pyrroline-5-carboxylate reductase, with protein sequence MTELGFLGAGNMGSAIMRGICSSDMQISVSAYDKDTAKLEALSAFGVKPCKSECELVKKCDYILLAVKPQVLGGVLDTVAEEVTHDKVIISICAGISEDFIRSHTIPSAKVVLVMPNTPMMLGLGASAISRADGVTDEEFAFAKSVIESCGIAEEVPINKMKEIIAVNGSSPAFIYLFAKGFVDYAKSVDINPDAALKLFAQSLVGSAKMLTDSGMTVDELIKQVSSPGGTTIAGLDKLYEGKLTDTVDECCKACTARAYELAKK
- a CDS encoding folate family ECF transporter S component gives rise to the protein MAFFRNFKKSFEELKSIRCLTVTALLIGVSVALKFVMIMPSETLKISFAFVGLAAIGMLYGPVVAGLAGVVTDVIGFLVKPTGAFSPIFTLVEVAGAVIYGIFLYGLNPVKLDFSSRSAFFGGLKTNGFQVFRIFMAKFCVNLFCNVFLNTIAMVIMGYFAPEVFWVKITTRIVKNLTMLPIEVFILLLVLYPVMVAYRAAFREKRSA